A single genomic interval of Plodia interpunctella isolate USDA-ARS_2022_Savannah chromosome 16, ilPloInte3.2, whole genome shotgun sequence harbors:
- the LOC128676372 gene encoding T-cell activation inhibitor, mitochondrial isoform X1, protein MYSRIKLNWCSCTGAPGVFCRYLSSAEISTALRPFYFSVHPDLFGKYPEQRKVNENSLQQLSALLEAQQASRRLAVPPLPFYLRQKDMPEGKFKLVKIQLNGSNPRDTVVKVLNACEMSTTYVDKIPRNQKPPDLSFSKADFNKAYQEFSENFNDATRIKRRVEEKKINIDNIVNWVIDNSTLAREKYESTSATREQVKSLIDHLVNTYGIKQVRYESGWNISHIRGALQSLKSLATQHTSVMSNLEGRILALGAFTGVSLDGEVYLNIIDVRNEWLSLIKKVSQEDAALISIPNYEETLSGILRDIHVRRRKFMPKVSASQYCNHLRQLVTSIGDFYGRGHKFPESIPNSLSKYEIVVEPEAGPLMVSPTGQFITPASCPAAELVAFIGEHIDDATLRMTEYSINKHIEKALYKEVKERFGLLELHKDDSITPALMILCCQRLLTRADKLHSKLQGNILYITHYYSVLSDGVLCIPWDFK, encoded by the exons atgtaCTCCAGGATCAAGCTAAA TTGGTGCAGCTGTACCGGTGCTCCTGGTGTGTTCTGTAGATATTTGAGCTCTGCTGAAATCTCCACTGCATTACGACCATTCTACTTCAGCGTCCACCCCGACCTTTTCGGAAAATATCCAGAGCAAAgg aaAGTGAATGAAAACTCATTGCAACAGTTAAGTGCCTTGCTTGAGGCTCAGCAAGCCAGCAGGAGACTGGCAGTACCACCACTACCTTTTTATCTGAGACAAAAAGATATGCCAGAAG gTAAATTCAAGTTAGTAAAAATACAACTAAATGGAAGCAATCCTCGGGACACTGTAGTCAAAGTTTTGAATGCATGTGAAATGTCAACAACCTATGTGGACAAAATACCAAGAAATCAGAAACCACCAGATTTGAG tttCAGTAAAGCAGATTTCAACAAAGCATATCAAGAATTCTCAGAAAACTTTAATGATGCAACTCGAATAAAAAGGAGAGTGGaagaaaaaaagataaatatagataatattgt GAACTGGGTTATAGATAACAGCACATTAGCTAGAGAAAAATATGAATCAACAAGTGCAACAAGAGAACAAGTGAAGAGCTTAATAGACCACTTAGTCAATACATATGGTATAAAACAA GTCAGATACGAAAGTGGATGGAATATAAGCCATATCAGAGGAGCTCTTCAAAGTCTCAAGTCTTTGGCTACACAGCATACTAGTGTTATGTCTAATTTGGAAG GCAGAATTCTAGCTCTCGGAGCATTCACTGGAGTTAGTTTAGATGGAGAAGTGTATCTAAACATTATTGACGTTAGAAACGAATGGCTTTCT ttaataaagaaagTGAGTCAAGAAGATGCCGCGCTTATTTCCATACCAAATTATGAGGAAACTTTATCAGGAATCCTTCGAGATATTCACGTCCGTAGAAG AAAGTTCATGCCGAAAGTGTCAGCGTCACAATACTGCAACCACCTGAGACAACTAGTGACATCTATTGGCGACTTTTACGGGCGCGGTCACAAGTTTCCTGAATCTATACCAAATTCCCTTAGCAAATATGAAATTGTTGTCGAACc AGAAGCGGGACCTCTAATGGTGTCCCCGACCGGACAGTTCATAACGCCGGCGTCGTGCCCCGCCGCAGAGCTCGTGGCCTTCATCGGCGAACACATCGACGATGCCACCTTACGTATGACCGAATACAGCAT AAACAAACACATCGAGAAGGCTCTGTACAAGGAAGTGAAAGAGAGATTCGGTCTCCTCGAGCTCCACAAAGATGACAGCATCACCCCAGCACTGATGATCCTGTGCTGCCAGAGATTGCTCACGCGGGCTGATAAACTACACTCG aaaCTACAAGGGAACATACTTTATATAACTCACTATTACTCTGTGCTATCGGACGGCGTGCTGTGTATTCCCTGGGATTTCAAGTAG
- the LOC128676372 gene encoding T-cell activation inhibitor, mitochondrial isoform X2, which yields MPEGKFKLVKIQLNGSNPRDTVVKVLNACEMSTTYVDKIPRNQKPPDLSFSKADFNKAYQEFSENFNDATRIKRRVEEKKINIDNIVNWVIDNSTLAREKYESTSATREQVKSLIDHLVNTYGIKQVRYESGWNISHIRGALQSLKSLATQHTSVMSNLEGRILALGAFTGVSLDGEVYLNIIDVRNEWLSLIKKVSQEDAALISIPNYEETLSGILRDIHVRRRKFMPKVSASQYCNHLRQLVTSIGDFYGRGHKFPESIPNSLSKYEIVVEPEAGPLMVSPTGQFITPASCPAAELVAFIGEHIDDATLRMTEYSINKHIEKALYKEVKERFGLLELHKDDSITPALMILCCQRLLTRADKLHSKLQGNILYITHYYSVLSDGVLCIPWDFK from the exons ATGCCAGAAG gTAAATTCAAGTTAGTAAAAATACAACTAAATGGAAGCAATCCTCGGGACACTGTAGTCAAAGTTTTGAATGCATGTGAAATGTCAACAACCTATGTGGACAAAATACCAAGAAATCAGAAACCACCAGATTTGAG tttCAGTAAAGCAGATTTCAACAAAGCATATCAAGAATTCTCAGAAAACTTTAATGATGCAACTCGAATAAAAAGGAGAGTGGaagaaaaaaagataaatatagataatattgt GAACTGGGTTATAGATAACAGCACATTAGCTAGAGAAAAATATGAATCAACAAGTGCAACAAGAGAACAAGTGAAGAGCTTAATAGACCACTTAGTCAATACATATGGTATAAAACAA GTCAGATACGAAAGTGGATGGAATATAAGCCATATCAGAGGAGCTCTTCAAAGTCTCAAGTCTTTGGCTACACAGCATACTAGTGTTATGTCTAATTTGGAAG GCAGAATTCTAGCTCTCGGAGCATTCACTGGAGTTAGTTTAGATGGAGAAGTGTATCTAAACATTATTGACGTTAGAAACGAATGGCTTTCT ttaataaagaaagTGAGTCAAGAAGATGCCGCGCTTATTTCCATACCAAATTATGAGGAAACTTTATCAGGAATCCTTCGAGATATTCACGTCCGTAGAAG AAAGTTCATGCCGAAAGTGTCAGCGTCACAATACTGCAACCACCTGAGACAACTAGTGACATCTATTGGCGACTTTTACGGGCGCGGTCACAAGTTTCCTGAATCTATACCAAATTCCCTTAGCAAATATGAAATTGTTGTCGAACc AGAAGCGGGACCTCTAATGGTGTCCCCGACCGGACAGTTCATAACGCCGGCGTCGTGCCCCGCCGCAGAGCTCGTGGCCTTCATCGGCGAACACATCGACGATGCCACCTTACGTATGACCGAATACAGCAT AAACAAACACATCGAGAAGGCTCTGTACAAGGAAGTGAAAGAGAGATTCGGTCTCCTCGAGCTCCACAAAGATGACAGCATCACCCCAGCACTGATGATCCTGTGCTGCCAGAGATTGCTCACGCGGGCTGATAAACTACACTCG aaaCTACAAGGGAACATACTTTATATAACTCACTATTACTCTGTGCTATCGGACGGCGTGCTGTGTATTCCCTGGGATTTCAAGTAG